In Sporosarcina sp. PTS2304, a genomic segment contains:
- the acnA gene encoding aconitate hydratase AcnA, translated as MAKSNLHNSRKSFEVNGKTYNYYRLKALEEAGIAKVSKLPYSVKVLLESVLRQHDGYVIKDEHVEDLAKWGAVQNADAEVPFKPSRVILQDFTGVPVVVDLASLRSAMQELGGDPNEINPEIPVDLVIDHSVQVDSYGTPEALQLNMELEFERNAERYQFLSWAQKAYDNYRAVPPATGIVHQVNLEYLANVVHAIENEDGSFETYPDTLVGTDSHTTMINGIGVLGWGVGGIEAEAGMLGQPSYFPIPEVIGVKLVGELPDGTTATDLALKVTETLRAQGVVNKFVEFFGPGVSKLPLADRATIANMAPEYGATCGFFPVDEEALNYMRLTGRDENHIAVTKQYLIENDMFFTPDAEEPNFTKVVEIDLSDIAANLSGPKRPQDLIPLTEMQQSFKDAVVAPEGTQGFGLTPKELEKKGTIEFADGRKVELKTGDVAIAAITSCTNTSNPYVMLAAGLVAKKAVEKGLEVPAYVKTSLAPGSKVVTGYLNASGLTEYMDKIGFNTVGYGCTTCIGNSGPLLPEIEKTIGDEDLLVTSVLSGNRNFEGRVHPFVKANYLASPPLVVAYALAGTVNIDFAKDAIGQDKDGNDVFFKDIWPSTQEVNDVLNATVTPELFRKEYARVFTENEAWNAIETTDDSLYDFDENSTYIQNPPFFENLSKEPGAIETLEGLRVIGKFGDSITTDHISPAGAIGLNTPAGIYLRENGVEPRNFNSYGSRRGNHEVMMRGTFANIRIRNQIAEGTEGGFTTYWPNKEVMPIYDAAMKYQADGTGLVVLGGKDYGMGSSRDWAAKGTNLLGIKTVIVESFERIHRSNLVMMGVLPLQFINGENVESLGLTGEEEICVNIAEGVKPRSILKVTATAPDGKVTEFEVLARFDSEVEIDYYRHGGILQMVLRNKLAAKVK; from the coding sequence ATGGCAAAAAGCAATTTGCATAACAGCCGTAAGTCTTTCGAAGTTAACGGAAAGACATATAACTACTACCGTTTAAAAGCTCTAGAAGAAGCAGGAATCGCGAAAGTATCTAAACTTCCATATTCAGTAAAAGTATTACTAGAATCAGTACTTCGTCAACACGACGGATACGTTATCAAAGATGAGCACGTTGAAGATTTAGCTAAATGGGGCGCTGTACAAAACGCAGACGCTGAAGTTCCATTCAAACCTTCACGCGTAATTCTTCAAGACTTTACAGGAGTTCCAGTAGTAGTCGACTTAGCTTCATTACGTTCTGCAATGCAAGAACTAGGTGGAGATCCAAACGAAATCAACCCTGAAATTCCAGTGGATCTAGTAATTGACCACTCTGTACAAGTAGATAGCTATGGTACACCTGAAGCTCTACAATTGAACATGGAACTAGAGTTTGAGCGTAATGCTGAGCGTTACCAGTTCCTAAGCTGGGCACAAAAAGCATACGATAACTACCGCGCTGTACCACCTGCAACAGGTATCGTTCACCAAGTAAACTTGGAGTACCTTGCTAACGTAGTACATGCGATTGAAAACGAAGATGGTTCATTCGAAACATACCCAGATACATTAGTAGGAACTGACTCTCACACAACAATGATCAACGGGATCGGCGTACTTGGATGGGGTGTTGGTGGTATCGAAGCTGAAGCAGGTATGCTTGGACAGCCTTCATATTTCCCAATCCCAGAAGTTATTGGTGTGAAATTAGTTGGAGAACTTCCAGACGGAACAACTGCAACTGACTTGGCGCTTAAAGTAACAGAAACTCTTCGTGCACAAGGTGTAGTTAACAAGTTCGTTGAATTCTTCGGCCCTGGCGTATCTAAATTGCCATTAGCTGACCGCGCAACGATTGCGAACATGGCTCCTGAATACGGTGCTACATGTGGATTCTTCCCAGTTGACGAAGAAGCATTGAACTACATGCGTTTAACTGGCCGTGATGAAAACCACATCGCAGTTACTAAGCAATATTTGATCGAAAACGATATGTTCTTCACACCTGATGCTGAAGAGCCAAACTTTACAAAAGTTGTTGAAATCGACCTAAGTGATATCGCTGCAAACCTTTCAGGTCCTAAGCGTCCACAAGACTTGATTCCTTTAACTGAAATGCAACAGTCATTCAAAGATGCAGTTGTAGCTCCAGAAGGAACACAAGGCTTTGGGTTAACACCAAAAGAGCTTGAGAAAAAAGGCACAATCGAATTTGCTGACGGCCGTAAAGTGGAGTTGAAAACAGGTGACGTAGCAATCGCTGCTATTACTTCTTGTACAAACACATCTAACCCTTACGTTATGTTAGCGGCTGGATTAGTTGCGAAGAAAGCTGTTGAAAAAGGACTTGAAGTTCCTGCATACGTTAAAACTTCATTGGCTCCAGGTTCAAAAGTTGTTACTGGCTACTTGAACGCTTCTGGCTTGACAGAATATATGGACAAAATTGGTTTCAACACAGTAGGTTACGGATGTACTACATGTATCGGTAACTCCGGTCCATTACTTCCGGAAATCGAAAAAACAATTGGTGACGAAGATCTTCTAGTAACGTCAGTACTTTCTGGTAACCGTAACTTTGAAGGACGCGTACACCCATTTGTTAAAGCGAACTACCTTGCTTCACCTCCACTAGTTGTTGCTTACGCACTAGCTGGAACTGTGAACATCGACTTCGCTAAAGATGCAATCGGACAAGACAAAGACGGAAACGATGTATTCTTCAAGGACATCTGGCCTTCTACTCAAGAAGTAAATGATGTATTGAACGCTACAGTAACTCCTGAATTGTTCCGTAAAGAATATGCTCGCGTATTCACAGAAAACGAAGCATGGAACGCTATCGAAACTACTGATGATTCATTGTATGATTTCGATGAGAATTCAACATATATCCAAAATCCTCCGTTCTTCGAAAACCTTTCGAAAGAGCCAGGTGCAATCGAAACACTTGAAGGCTTGCGTGTAATCGGTAAGTTCGGTGATTCTATCACGACTGACCATATTTCACCTGCTGGAGCAATTGGTCTAAATACACCTGCTGGAATCTACTTGCGTGAAAACGGCGTAGAGCCACGTAACTTTAACTCATACGGATCACGTCGTGGTAACCACGAAGTCATGATGCGCGGAACATTCGCTAACATCCGTATCCGTAACCAAATTGCTGAAGGTACAGAAGGTGGATTCACTACGTACTGGCCGAACAAAGAAGTTATGCCGATTTATGATGCTGCGATGAAGTACCAAGCAGACGGAACAGGTCTAGTAGTTCTTGGTGGTAAAGACTACGGAATGGGTTCTTCACGTGACTGGGCAGCAAAAGGTACGAACTTGCTAGGAATTAAAACAGTTATCGTAGAAAGCTTCGAGCGTATTCACCGTTCAAACCTAGTGATGATGGGTGTTCTTCCACTTCAGTTCATCAATGGTGAAAACGTTGAGTCTCTAGGCTTAACAGGCGAAGAAGAAATTTGCGTTAACATTGCGGAAGGCGTTAAGCCACGTTCAATCCTTAAAGTCACTGCAACAGCTCCAGACGGCAAGGTTACTGAATTTGAAGTATTGGCTCGTTTCGACTCTGAAGTTGAAATCGACTACTACCGTCACGGCGGAATCCTTCAAATGGTTCTACGTAACAAATTAGCTGCAAAAGTTAAGTAA
- a CDS encoding thioesterase family protein, whose amino-acid sequence MFSSEKQIEVRYAETDQMGVVYHANYLIWMEIGRTTLIQDLGFHYAQLEKDGYLSPVTEVSVKYKTSITYGETITVRTWVQSHGKLRTTYGYEILHADGTIAATAVSEHVIVKRDSFRPVSLRKIHPQWDATYTEIQRGED is encoded by the coding sequence ATGTTCAGCAGCGAAAAACAAATCGAAGTCCGTTACGCAGAAACCGACCAAATGGGAGTAGTCTACCATGCCAACTACCTCATCTGGATGGAAATCGGCCGTACGACACTAATCCAAGACCTAGGCTTCCACTACGCGCAACTAGAAAAAGACGGCTATCTATCGCCCGTCACCGAAGTCTCCGTAAAATACAAAACATCCATAACCTATGGAGAGACTATAACCGTCCGTACGTGGGTACAATCACACGGCAAACTCCGCACTACTTACGGTTACGAAATTCTGCACGCAGACGGCACAATTGCTGCTACTGCAGTTTCAGAGCACGTCATCGTAAAAAGAGATAGCTTCCGCCCCGTTTCATTGCGAAAAATCCATCCTCAATGGGATGCTACCTATACAGAAATCCAGCGAGGGGAAGATTAA
- a CDS encoding HesB/YadR/YfhF family protein, translating to MNIHVSENAVHWFHNEMEATSGDYVKFFARYGGSSPLHEGFSMGITKEAPDELAVETVIDGVHFYVEERDLWFFDDHDLHVDTDPESEELAFRYDRLN from the coding sequence ATGAATATCCACGTATCAGAAAATGCTGTTCATTGGTTCCACAACGAAATGGAAGCGACTTCTGGCGACTATGTGAAGTTTTTTGCACGATATGGCGGTTCCAGCCCGTTGCACGAAGGTTTTTCGATGGGGATCACGAAAGAAGCGCCTGACGAACTAGCGGTAGAAACGGTCATTGACGGGGTTCATTTTTATGTAGAAGAACGCGATCTCTGGTTCTTCGATGACCATGATTTACATGTCGATACCGATCCCGAAAGCGAAGAATTAGCATTTCGTTACGATCGGTTGAATTAA
- the plsY gene encoding glycerol-3-phosphate 1-O-acyltransferase PlsY, giving the protein MDNYLIILAAYLLGSIPSALWIGKLFYQTDVRKHGSGNMGATNTFRVLGKKAGIVVTLLDILKGTAAVLLPLLPFFADTIIHPLLLGVVAVLGHIFPIFAGLRGGKAVATSGGVLLGYNWPIFLLVIITFLIALKLTKMVSLTSIIVSILGPIYCLVYYLMGGDLYLFLVVTLMAFFIFYRHRANISRIKDGTEPKIKWL; this is encoded by the coding sequence ATGGATAATTATCTTATCATTCTAGCAGCCTACCTGCTCGGCTCAATACCTTCCGCCCTCTGGATCGGAAAACTATTTTATCAAACAGATGTAAGAAAGCACGGCAGCGGCAATATGGGTGCAACGAATACATTCCGCGTACTAGGAAAAAAAGCGGGTATCGTCGTGACGTTACTGGATATTTTAAAAGGAACAGCGGCCGTGCTATTACCGTTGCTGCCGTTCTTTGCTGATACAATCATTCATCCGCTTTTACTCGGTGTAGTCGCTGTACTTGGGCATATTTTCCCGATATTCGCTGGTTTACGTGGTGGGAAAGCTGTTGCGACTTCAGGCGGAGTGCTGCTTGGCTATAATTGGCCGATTTTCTTATTGGTTATTATTACGTTCTTAATTGCTTTAAAGCTAACAAAGATGGTATCGTTGACTTCCATCATCGTCTCCATACTTGGACCGATTTACTGTTTGGTTTACTACTTGATGGGCGGCGATCTATATTTATTTTTAGTCGTGACATTGATGGCGTTTTTCATTTTCTATCGCCACCGCGCCAATATTAGCCGCATTAAGGATGGTACTGAACCGAAGATCAAATGGCTATAG
- the parE gene encoding DNA topoisomerase IV subunit B, with product MIKSREHLFDGGFILKKQKIQNTYDDSSIQILEGLEAVRKRPGMYIGSTDTRGLHHLVYEIVDNSVDEALAGFGQKIDVTIHKDGSVSVRDYGRGMPTGKHQSGKPTAEVILTVLHAGGKFGQGGYKTSGGLHGVGASVVNALSEWLEVTIFRDGKKFIQRFEHGGHPVTTLEQVGTTKETGTIIHFKPDTTIFSTITYQYSTLAERLRESAFLLKGLQITLQEEGTDKADVFHYESGIEAFIEYLNEEKDVLHEVAYLEGEIDGIEVEFAFQFSDGYAETILSFVNNVRTKDGGTHETGAKAAMTRVVNEYARKTGLLKEKDKNLDGADIREGIAAIVSVRIPEEILQFEGQTKGKLGTSEARTVTDAVVSQKLLYFLEENAELSANLVRKAIRAHQAREAARKAREDARSGKKRKKSDTLLSGKLTPAQSRNAAKNELYLVEGDSAGGSAKQGRDRTFQAILPLRGKVINTEKAKLEDIMKNEEINTIIHAIGAGVGADFQIENSAYDKIIIMTDADTDGAHIQVLLLTFFYRYMKPLIEAGKVYIALPPLFKVFKGSGKSEKLAYAWTEDDLDEAMKKIGKGYMLQRYKGLGEMNADQLWETTMNPETRTLIRVTIEDGAKSERRVTTLMGDKVEPRRKWIEENVDFGLIEEHNILDNAFIHVEGDME from the coding sequence ATGATAAAAAGTAGAGAACATTTGTTTGATGGGGGTTTCATTTTGAAGAAACAGAAAATACAAAACACGTATGATGACAGTTCCATTCAAATTTTAGAAGGACTAGAAGCAGTTCGAAAAAGACCAGGAATGTATATCGGTTCTACGGATACTAGAGGACTGCATCACTTAGTATATGAAATAGTCGATAACTCTGTAGATGAGGCATTAGCTGGTTTTGGCCAAAAAATCGATGTGACAATACACAAAGACGGCAGTGTCAGCGTCCGGGATTATGGACGTGGTATGCCTACAGGAAAGCACCAGTCGGGTAAACCTACCGCAGAAGTCATTTTGACCGTATTGCATGCTGGTGGAAAGTTCGGTCAAGGCGGCTATAAGACAAGTGGTGGATTACACGGAGTCGGGGCATCTGTAGTCAATGCATTGTCGGAATGGCTAGAAGTGACGATCTTCCGCGACGGTAAAAAGTTCATTCAACGTTTTGAACATGGCGGACATCCAGTGACTACGTTGGAACAAGTAGGCACGACGAAAGAAACAGGGACGATTATTCATTTCAAACCTGACACGACGATTTTTTCAACGATTACCTATCAATACAGCACACTGGCCGAAAGATTGCGCGAGTCTGCCTTTTTATTAAAAGGTTTACAGATTACGTTACAAGAAGAAGGTACCGATAAAGCAGATGTATTCCATTATGAATCTGGAATTGAAGCCTTTATCGAATACTTGAACGAAGAAAAAGATGTGTTGCACGAAGTCGCGTATTTAGAAGGGGAAATAGACGGCATTGAAGTTGAATTCGCGTTCCAATTTAGCGACGGGTATGCTGAAACGATCCTTTCATTCGTCAATAACGTACGGACGAAAGACGGTGGAACCCATGAAACGGGTGCTAAAGCTGCGATGACACGAGTAGTAAATGAGTATGCGAGAAAAACAGGCTTACTGAAAGAAAAGGATAAAAATTTAGACGGTGCTGATATCCGTGAAGGAATTGCGGCAATTGTTTCTGTCCGTATTCCGGAAGAAATTTTGCAGTTTGAAGGGCAGACGAAAGGGAAATTAGGTACTAGCGAAGCGCGCACTGTCACAGATGCGGTTGTTTCTCAGAAATTACTATACTTTCTCGAAGAAAATGCCGAGTTAAGCGCAAATCTTGTACGGAAAGCGATTCGCGCTCACCAAGCACGTGAAGCAGCAAGAAAAGCGAGGGAAGATGCACGTTCAGGGAAGAAGCGCAAAAAGTCCGATACACTGTTATCAGGTAAGCTGACGCCGGCACAGTCGAGAAACGCGGCGAAGAACGAATTGTATCTTGTCGAAGGGGACTCAGCGGGCGGCTCTGCGAAACAAGGCCGCGACCGCACATTCCAAGCGATCTTACCACTGCGCGGAAAAGTCATCAATACAGAAAAAGCAAAACTGGAAGACATTATGAAAAATGAAGAAATCAACACGATTATTCATGCGATCGGTGCAGGCGTCGGAGCAGATTTTCAAATTGAAAACTCCGCTTACGATAAAATCATTATTATGACGGATGCCGATACAGACGGTGCACACATTCAAGTACTGCTGCTGACATTCTTTTATCGTTATATGAAACCGTTGATTGAAGCGGGAAAAGTATACATTGCCCTGCCGCCACTGTTTAAAGTGTTCAAAGGCTCCGGCAAAAGTGAAAAGCTTGCTTATGCATGGACCGAGGATGATTTAGACGAGGCAATGAAAAAAATAGGCAAAGGCTATATGCTTCAGCGTTATAAAGGTCTCGGTGAGATGAACGCCGACCAATTATGGGAAACAACGATGAATCCGGAAACACGCACATTGATCCGTGTGACGATTGAAGATGGAGCGAAATCAGAACGTCGTGTCACTACGCTAATGGGTGATAAAGTCGAACCGCGCCGTAAATGGATCGAAGAAAATGTCGATTTCGGCTTAATTGAAGAACATAATATATTAGACAATGCATTTATACATGTTGAGGGGGATATGGAATGA
- the parC gene encoding DNA topoisomerase IV subunit A — MTHSETFQDLPLEEVIGDRFGRYSKYIIQDRAIPDARDGLKPVQRRILYAMFHEGNTHDKAFRKSAKTVGNVIGNYHPHGDTSVYDAMVRMSQSWKLRHEMIDMHGNNGSVDGDSAAAMRYTEARLSAIASEMLRDIRKETVDFAPNFDDTELEPTVLPGRFPNLLVNGSTGISAGYATDIPPHALHEVIDAVLMRLKKPDVTVEELMTVIPGPDFPTGAIIQGTDGIRTAYKTGKGRFIIRAKWEIEQLKAGKTQIAITEIPYDVNKANLVKKMDELRHDRKLDGIAEIRDESDRTGLRIVVELKKDMDGTAIMQYLLKHTDLQITYNFNMIAIAGRRPMLMSLPMLLDAYIDHQKEVITRRSTFDIKKAKDRLHIVDGLMKALSILDEVIRTIRASKDKKDAKQNLVDAYEFTEIQAEAIVSLQLYRLTNTDITELKKEEEELRALIVTLEGILASESKLTAVLVKEIKAIRKQFAEPRLSVIEEKIEELKVDLDILVPSEEVMVSVTKSGYVKRTSMRSYSASNGKGQEMKEADYNLLELSMNTQHHLLLFTSLGNYIYQPVHELPDIRWRDLGQHLSSIVGLEPNEELVDVIGIESFDEDHTVVTASSNGNVKLSKLSDFQVQRYNRSYKAMNIKKEDRLIGARLVTGTEDILFITKQAYSLRFSLTELAITGIRTGGVRGIHVKDEDELVAFEVITDQTKNIFLATQRGSVKRMNISEFDTSARALRGVTIIKELKSNPHRIVDMKAVKEDVDFVLWTAKNKTVEVDPMALKNTNRQSTGSAIVDEAKDGAIVQLAPMKKEKN; from the coding sequence ATGACCCATTCAGAAACGTTTCAAGATCTTCCCTTAGAAGAAGTCATCGGTGACAGATTTGGGCGTTACAGTAAGTACATTATTCAAGACCGCGCGATACCCGATGCGCGGGACGGTTTAAAGCCGGTTCAACGACGTATTTTATATGCCATGTTCCATGAAGGGAATACGCATGACAAAGCTTTTCGTAAATCAGCAAAAACAGTCGGGAACGTCATCGGTAACTACCATCCGCACGGCGATACGTCGGTATACGATGCGATGGTACGCATGAGTCAGTCGTGGAAGTTGCGTCATGAAATGATTGATATGCATGGCAATAACGGATCTGTAGACGGGGACTCTGCTGCTGCGATGCGGTATACGGAAGCTCGCCTGTCTGCTATCGCAAGTGAAATGTTACGTGATATTCGTAAAGAAACAGTAGATTTCGCACCGAACTTTGATGATACAGAGCTAGAACCGACTGTACTGCCCGGTCGTTTTCCGAACTTGCTTGTTAACGGCTCGACAGGCATCTCAGCAGGCTACGCAACAGACATCCCACCTCATGCCTTGCATGAGGTAATTGATGCCGTTTTGATGCGCCTGAAGAAACCAGACGTCACAGTAGAAGAACTGATGACCGTGATACCTGGTCCTGATTTTCCTACGGGAGCTATTATTCAAGGGACAGATGGCATCCGTACAGCGTATAAGACGGGTAAAGGGAGATTTATTATCCGTGCGAAGTGGGAAATCGAACAACTTAAAGCAGGCAAAACCCAAATTGCGATCACAGAAATTCCATATGATGTAAACAAGGCGAATTTAGTGAAGAAAATGGATGAATTGCGTCATGATCGTAAACTCGACGGCATTGCAGAAATTCGTGATGAATCCGACCGGACGGGACTGCGGATTGTTGTGGAATTAAAAAAAGACATGGACGGTACAGCGATCATGCAATATTTGCTGAAGCATACAGACTTGCAGATCACCTACAACTTTAATATGATCGCAATTGCAGGTAGACGTCCAATGCTCATGTCGTTGCCTATGCTACTCGACGCCTATATCGATCATCAAAAAGAAGTCATTACGAGACGTTCGACATTTGATATAAAAAAAGCAAAAGATCGCCTCCATATCGTCGACGGCTTAATGAAAGCTCTATCGATACTAGATGAAGTGATTCGGACGATTCGTGCATCCAAGGATAAAAAAGACGCGAAGCAAAACTTGGTCGATGCGTATGAATTCACCGAAATTCAAGCAGAGGCCATCGTGTCACTGCAACTGTACCGCCTGACAAACACAGACATTACAGAATTGAAGAAAGAGGAAGAAGAACTGCGCGCATTAATCGTCACTCTCGAAGGAATATTAGCGAGCGAGTCGAAGCTGACTGCCGTCTTAGTAAAAGAGATAAAAGCGATCCGCAAACAATTTGCTGAACCTCGTCTGTCTGTCATTGAAGAGAAAATTGAAGAGTTGAAAGTGGACTTGGATATTTTAGTACCGAGCGAAGAAGTGATGGTTTCTGTTACGAAGAGTGGATACGTCAAGCGTACAAGTATGCGTTCGTACTCAGCTTCTAACGGCAAAGGCCAAGAAATGAAAGAAGCCGACTATAACTTATTGGAACTCTCGATGAATACCCAACACCATTTACTATTATTTACGTCACTCGGGAATTATATTTATCAGCCTGTGCATGAACTGCCGGATATTCGCTGGCGAGATCTAGGGCAGCATTTATCGAGTATCGTCGGCCTGGAGCCAAACGAGGAGTTAGTGGACGTCATCGGCATAGAAAGTTTTGATGAAGATCATACTGTCGTAACCGCTTCATCAAACGGTAATGTGAAACTGTCCAAGCTATCCGATTTCCAAGTCCAGCGCTATAACCGTTCATACAAAGCGATGAATATTAAAAAAGAAGACCGGTTAATAGGGGCACGCCTCGTCACAGGAACCGAGGATATCCTCTTCATCACAAAGCAAGCCTATTCCTTGCGATTCTCACTAACGGAACTCGCCATTACCGGAATCCGAACCGGCGGCGTACGGGGAATTCACGTAAAGGATGAAGATGAGCTGGTCGCCTTTGAAGTCATTACAGATCAAACGAAGAACATCTTCCTTGCTACGCAGCGGGGATCGGTGAAACGAATGAATATTTCAGAATTCGACACGAGCGCAAGAGCACTACGAGGCGTTACGATCATAAAAGAATTAAAGTCTAACCCGCATCGCATTGTCGATATGAAAGCCGTCAAAGAGGATGTAGATTTTGTTTTATGGACAGCAAAAAACAAAACAGTTGAAGTGGATCCTATGGCACTGAAAAATACGAACCGCCAATCCACAGGAAGTGCAATCGTAGACGAAGCAAAAGATGGAGCTATCGTACAACTCGCTCCGATGAAAAAAGAAAAAAATTAA
- a CDS encoding acetate--CoA ligase family protein gives MMKLLHEVLPSNVELDPLFHPRRIAVMGASENTNKIGYLQLKALIDAGFAGDIYPIHPKSKEIANLPCYKSVSDAPEAIDLAILCVGINQVESCLIECGESGVKAAIVFASGYSEIGEEGIVAQNRLLEIAQQYKMRLIGPNCVGLLNTTNGLMGTFSPGLTNVPLGKRREVGFVTQSGAFGVLTYIAAAQQGLTFNYFVSVGNEVDVEFSDVIEYMLHDPKTKVASGYLEGEKNPEKLRMLAKYALEINKPIIVMKSGRSNAGSRAAASHTGSLAGADQVYDGFFKQTGIIRADDYDDIISFSKLFLSNKLPTGRNTVIVTSSGGRGINEADRCEANGLVIHELSDHVRQEIEKNIPSFASASNPVDLTAAASITNPELYLEPLRVLVNDPDTDIIMFPEFPLHWDENTPVLQEFVELCKNSDKFVFISNFPLEGMSTPKCVQYLEDNGIPFILGNMNPVRSLGKLVDYAEKYRKTKEQAQLAPSSEITKVDIHHLLPTNQTLSESQSSDVLSTYGIRTTKRVIAKTEDHAVEVAQSIGYPVVLKVDSPDIPHKTEVNGIRLNVQNEADVRKAFQEIMKSAKEHCPTADIHGISVQEMLPEGVEVIVGVTNDPTFGPVLMFGLGGVFVEVFKDVSFRVAPITRQDAVDMMEELKGNQLLAGVRNKHAVDTEAIIDVLLKVSALVQDYADEIQEIDINPLLVYEQGIVAADALIITK, from the coding sequence ATGATGAAATTGTTACATGAAGTACTACCCTCAAACGTAGAATTAGATCCATTGTTTCACCCACGTAGAATCGCTGTAATGGGAGCATCTGAAAACACGAACAAAATAGGATACTTACAATTAAAAGCACTAATCGACGCAGGATTTGCAGGAGATATTTATCCGATTCATCCGAAATCCAAAGAGATTGCGAACTTGCCTTGTTATAAAAGTGTCAGTGACGCGCCAGAAGCAATTGACTTAGCGATACTATGCGTAGGCATCAACCAAGTAGAAAGCTGTTTAATCGAATGTGGGGAAAGTGGTGTCAAAGCAGCGATTGTCTTTGCGTCCGGCTACTCAGAAATCGGGGAAGAAGGGATTGTCGCACAAAATCGTTTACTAGAAATTGCGCAACAATACAAGATGCGATTAATCGGTCCGAACTGTGTCGGTCTCCTCAATACGACAAACGGTTTGATGGGTACATTCTCTCCAGGGTTAACGAACGTACCACTAGGTAAAAGACGCGAAGTCGGCTTCGTGACACAAAGTGGAGCATTCGGCGTTTTAACATATATCGCTGCCGCACAGCAAGGTCTAACATTTAACTATTTCGTCAGCGTAGGAAATGAAGTAGATGTAGAATTTTCCGACGTCATCGAGTACATGTTGCATGATCCGAAAACAAAAGTAGCTAGCGGCTATTTAGAAGGCGAGAAAAATCCAGAAAAGTTACGTATGCTTGCGAAATACGCTTTGGAAATCAATAAACCGATCATCGTCATGAAGTCCGGCCGCAGTAATGCAGGTAGCCGTGCTGCTGCTTCTCATACGGGTTCATTAGCTGGAGCAGATCAAGTGTATGACGGCTTCTTCAAACAAACTGGAATTATCCGAGCAGATGATTACGATGACATCATTTCATTTTCTAAATTATTCTTATCCAATAAACTACCAACCGGAAGAAATACCGTCATAGTGACAAGTTCCGGTGGACGAGGTATTAATGAAGCGGATCGCTGTGAAGCGAACGGATTAGTCATTCATGAGTTAAGTGATCATGTAAGACAGGAAATCGAAAAAAATATTCCTAGTTTTGCAAGCGCTTCCAACCCTGTTGATTTAACAGCGGCTGCATCGATTACGAATCCTGAACTTTACTTGGAGCCGTTACGTGTTCTCGTCAACGATCCTGATACAGATATTATTATGTTCCCGGAATTTCCGCTCCATTGGGACGAGAATACACCAGTCTTACAAGAGTTTGTGGAGCTATGTAAAAACTCCGATAAGTTTGTGTTTATTTCAAACTTCCCATTAGAAGGAATGTCCACTCCGAAATGCGTCCAATACTTAGAGGACAACGGCATTCCGTTCATTTTAGGAAATATGAATCCTGTGCGTTCACTCGGCAAACTCGTGGACTATGCAGAAAAATATAGAAAAACGAAAGAACAGGCTCAACTCGCACCTAGTAGCGAAATAACAAAAGTGGATATTCATCACTTATTACCAACGAATCAAACGTTAAGTGAGTCACAATCGAGTGATGTGCTATCCACTTACGGCATTCGTACAACAAAACGCGTAATCGCCAAAACAGAAGATCACGCGGTGGAAGTCGCGCAGTCGATCGGCTACCCTGTCGTCTTGAAAGTCGATTCTCCTGATATTCCACATAAAACAGAAGTGAATGGTATTCGGTTAAATGTACAAAATGAAGCAGATGTTCGAAAAGCATTCCAGGAAATTATGAAGAGTGCAAAAGAACATTGTCCAACAGCAGACATTCACGGCATCTCCGTTCAAGAAATGTTGCCTGAAGGAGTCGAAGTCATTGTCGGTGTAACTAATGATCCAACGTTTGGTCCTGTGCTCATGTTCGGTCTTGGCGGCGTGTTTGTAGAAGTGTTCAAAGACGTTTCGTTCCGAGTGGCACCGATTACAAGACAAGACGCGGTAGATATGATGGAAGAACTAAAAGGTAACCAATTATTAGCAGGTGTCCGAAATAAACATGCGGTCGATACGGAAGCGATTATCGACGTATTGCTGAAAGTTTCTGCATTAGTTCAAGATTATGCGGACGAAATTCAAGAGATTGATATTAATCCTTTACTTGTTTATGAACAAGGGATTGTCGCTGCAGATGCATTGATTATTACGAAGTGA